The following coding sequences lie in one Desertibacillus haloalkaliphilus genomic window:
- a CDS encoding YihY/virulence factor BrkB family protein — protein sequence MIIISFIKQLSQRFFKDHVLDLAAQCAYYFLLSIFPFLIFAVALLGFLHISSDDVITMLYQYVPDVTVEMISRNLTEILDSRRTGLLSFGFILTIWSASHAISALIRSLNRAYDVPESRPFLQARFVAILLTISMIFVIIIALLLPVFGKLIIQWITTTFGLPETTAEFWNNLRWFLSFIILTVAFTFLYILGPNEKLTFREVIVGAVFASTGWQMSSLGFSYYVNHLGNFTATYGGIGGVIVLMMWFHLSAALLIIGGQINAILRETDAQSSI from the coding sequence GTGATAATCATTTCATTTATTAAACAGCTCAGTCAACGTTTTTTTAAAGACCATGTGTTAGACTTGGCTGCTCAATGCGCCTATTACTTTCTATTATCGATCTTTCCATTTCTCATCTTTGCCGTTGCATTGCTTGGCTTTTTACATATTTCATCTGACGACGTCATTACTATGTTGTATCAATACGTGCCTGATGTTACCGTAGAGATGATTAGCCGAAACCTTACCGAGATCCTTGATTCACGAAGAACAGGTTTGCTTTCTTTCGGATTTATTTTAACGATTTGGTCAGCATCACATGCAATTTCAGCACTGATTCGATCATTAAACCGAGCCTATGATGTGCCTGAAAGTCGCCCATTTTTACAAGCAAGGTTCGTAGCGATCTTACTAACGATTTCGATGATCTTTGTTATTATAATTGCCTTGCTGTTGCCTGTTTTCGGGAAATTGATCATTCAATGGATCACCACAACATTCGGACTGCCAGAAACAACGGCTGAATTTTGGAATAATTTACGTTGGTTTTTAAGCTTTATCATTTTAACCGTAGCTTTTACCTTTTTATATATCCTCGGTCCAAACGAAAAATTAACATTTCGTGAAGTTATTGTTGGCGCGGTGTTTGCTAGTACAGGTTGGCAAATGAGTTCATTAGGTTTTTCTTATTACGTCAATCATTTAGGAAATTTCACGGCAACCTATGGTGGTATTGGCGGGGTGATCGTGTTGATGATGTGGTTCCATCTATCGGCAGCTCTCTTAATTATCGGTGGGCAAATCAACGCGATTCTTCGAGAAACGGACGCTCAATCATCCATTTAA
- a CDS encoding long-chain-fatty-acid--CoA ligase translates to MGYHEKPWLSLYGEHVSEHSQVKEMSLADLLKWSVETYGDQPALSFYEQKWSFKEVSETVQTLTNVLHSIGFTKGDRLAIMLPNTPHYVFTLFAVAQAGGVNVQVNPMYVEREVEHVLNDSGATHMIVLDRLYPLVKKVQAQTSLEKIIVVQLEEQQVDLEEGDLWFDEVKSMDVPQAPDVSCKPDEDIALLQYTGGTTGVSKGVMLTHKNLMANAEQIYDFMFRPVDVPDAPKIMSILPMFHIYGLTCNVFLGFRAGCNQIILPRFELEEVVQTVKREKPFQFSAVPTMYIALNSHPNLEEYGFDQVDYYNSGGAAMPVEQLHLFEKRTGCNLCEGYGLSEASPTTHFNPPFRKRRVGSIGIPLPSLDAKVFQETDHGFVEAPIGEVGELAVKGPQVMKGYWKRPAETDKVLKDGWLFTGDMARMDEDGYFYIVDRKKDMIIASGYNVYPREIEEVLYQHPAVQEVIVVGVPDAYRGETVKAFIALKDQEIVTEAEIISYSSKFLAAYKVPKFVEFREELPKSAVGKLLRRSLRDEELKRIEN, encoded by the coding sequence ATGGGATATCATGAAAAACCATGGCTATCATTATATGGTGAACACGTGTCAGAACATTCGCAAGTAAAAGAGATGTCTTTGGCGGATCTCTTAAAGTGGTCAGTCGAAACATATGGTGATCAACCTGCGCTCAGCTTTTATGAACAAAAATGGTCGTTTAAAGAGGTTAGTGAGACCGTGCAAACACTAACAAATGTCCTACATTCGATCGGATTTACAAAAGGTGATCGTTTGGCAATTATGTTACCGAATACTCCTCATTATGTGTTTACACTATTTGCGGTTGCACAAGCTGGAGGAGTGAATGTCCAAGTAAATCCGATGTATGTTGAACGAGAAGTAGAACATGTACTGAATGATTCAGGTGCAACGCATATGATTGTATTAGATCGTCTTTATCCATTAGTAAAAAAAGTACAAGCCCAAACGTCGCTTGAGAAGATCATTGTCGTACAATTAGAGGAGCAACAAGTTGACCTTGAAGAGGGTGACCTTTGGTTTGATGAGGTAAAAAGCATGGACGTCCCACAAGCACCGGATGTGTCATGCAAGCCAGACGAGGATATTGCTCTTCTTCAATATACCGGTGGGACTACAGGCGTTTCAAAAGGGGTCATGCTTACGCATAAAAATTTAATGGCAAATGCGGAACAAATTTATGATTTTATGTTTCGGCCTGTTGACGTTCCAGATGCGCCAAAAATTATGAGTATCCTCCCTATGTTTCATATTTATGGGCTAACATGTAATGTGTTTCTAGGCTTTCGGGCGGGGTGTAATCAAATCATTTTACCTCGGTTTGAGTTAGAAGAGGTTGTACAAACGGTAAAAAGAGAAAAGCCGTTCCAATTTTCTGCTGTCCCTACGATGTACATTGCATTAAACAGTCATCCTAACCTTGAAGAATATGGGTTTGATCAAGTCGACTACTATAACAGTGGTGGTGCTGCCATGCCTGTGGAACAATTGCACTTGTTTGAAAAAAGAACAGGGTGTAACCTTTGTGAAGGTTATGGGCTCTCAGAAGCTTCGCCAACGACCCATTTCAACCCACCATTTAGAAAACGTAGAGTAGGAAGTATTGGCATACCATTACCAAGTTTGGATGCTAAGGTGTTTCAAGAGACAGATCATGGTTTTGTAGAAGCACCAATCGGTGAGGTTGGTGAGCTAGCTGTCAAAGGACCACAAGTGATGAAAGGGTATTGGAAAAGGCCTGCCGAGACAGATAAAGTGCTTAAGGATGGTTGGCTTTTTACTGGAGATATGGCTCGCATGGATGAAGACGGCTATTTCTATATTGTTGATCGGAAGAAGGATATGATTATTGCAAGTGGATATAATGTCTATCCTAGAGAAATTGAGGAGGTCCTTTACCAACACCCTGCAGTGCAAGAGGTCATTGTGGTCGGTGTTCCAGATGCGTATCGAGGCGAGACCGTTAAAGCTTTTATTGCTTTAAAGGATCAAGAAATAGTAACTGAAGCTGAAATTATCTCATATTCTAGTAAATTTTTGGCCGCATACAAAGTGCCGAAATTTGTTGAGTTTCGTGAAGAGTTGCCAAAGTCTGCCGTCGGCAAATTGTTGCGAAGAAGTTTGCGTGATGAAGAATTAAAGCGAATTGAAAATTAA
- a CDS encoding alpha/beta fold hydrolase, with product MPIAKSQSEDIYYEIYGEGEPLLLIMGLSLNSLSWYRSIPEFSKHYQVIAFDNRGTGQSSKPSSPYSIKQMAADARAVLDDAGVNAAHIYGISMGGMIAQRIAIDYPERVRSLILGCTTPGGSVHVQPAPEVSMQMMQRANMDGTPEEIAWAAAPILYSPEFLEQHRSEVAADINRKIETPTPAYAYMRQLEACLAHDTYEHLSNIKVPTLVIHGNEDTLVPYDNGKRLATEINQAELLTIEGAGHMYSSEAPEQVHQSVLSFLKSL from the coding sequence ATGCCGATTGCAAAATCACAGTCAGAGGACATCTATTATGAGATTTACGGTGAAGGCGAACCATTGTTATTAATCATGGGACTTTCATTGAATTCATTGTCCTGGTATCGAAGTATCCCTGAATTTTCAAAGCATTATCAAGTCATCGCTTTTGATAACAGAGGCACAGGCCAAAGCAGCAAACCGTCATCACCATATTCGATTAAACAAATGGCAGCTGACGCACGAGCTGTACTAGATGACGCTGGGGTTAATGCTGCACATATTTACGGCATATCAATGGGGGGAATGATCGCCCAACGCATAGCCATTGATTATCCCGAACGCGTGCGGTCGTTGATTTTAGGATGTACAACGCCTGGTGGTTCTGTTCATGTTCAGCCCGCTCCGGAAGTCTCCATGCAGATGATGCAACGAGCGAATATGGATGGAACACCTGAGGAGATCGCCTGGGCGGCTGCACCTATTCTATATTCACCTGAATTCCTTGAACAACATCGCTCTGAAGTTGCCGCTGATATCAACAGGAAGATTGAAACCCCAACACCTGCCTATGCCTATATGCGCCAATTGGAAGCCTGTCTTGCCCATGATACGTATGAACACCTTTCTAATATCAAGGTACCGACACTGGTTATCCACGGTAATGAGGATACTCTAGTTCCTTACGACAACGGCAAACGATTAGCAACTGAAATAAACCAGGCTGAACTACTAACGATCGAGGGAGCGGGGCATATGTATAGTAGCGAAGCACCAGAACAAGTGCATCAATCGGTCCTCTCATTCCTCAAATCACTTTAA
- a CDS encoding polyhydroxyalkanoate biosynthesis repressor PhaR, translated as MSSYDSYEPFDLFKKVSHQWEKQMNDMIHLWTNNNEFVRYSRMTSDSQARYLDLFKKNQEMVLNQLNLPSKRDISNVSKMIVQTEEKLDTLEEQVWSVSDSVSDTQTEVEEVIKVSKEVIKVTKQIKTELTKTKKQLAETTAMQTEIQELKAELAEMRQVNEDVQSIKKLLTDTNNLNEDTAVNGLVGTSASS; from the coding sequence ATGTCAAGCTATGATTCTTATGAACCGTTTGATCTGTTCAAAAAAGTAAGTCATCAGTGGGAAAAGCAAATGAATGATATGATCCATTTATGGACGAACAATAACGAGTTTGTTCGCTATTCACGGATGACCTCAGATTCACAAGCACGTTATTTAGATCTGTTTAAAAAGAATCAAGAAATGGTTTTAAATCAGTTAAACTTACCATCAAAACGGGACATATCTAATGTCTCGAAAATGATTGTTCAGACGGAAGAGAAGCTCGATACATTAGAAGAACAAGTTTGGAGTGTTTCTGACTCTGTCTCTGATACACAAACAGAAGTAGAAGAAGTAATCAAAGTTTCTAAAGAGGTCATCAAAGTAACGAAGCAAATAAAAACAGAGTTAACAAAAACAAAAAAACAATTAGCAGAAACAACAGCCATGCAAACAGAGATCCAAGAATTAAAGGCAGAGCTAGCTGAGATGAGGCAAGTGAATGAAGATGTTCAATCGATTAAGAAATTATTAACAGATACGAACAATTTGAATGAAGACACAGCAGTTAATGGCTTGGTTGGAACGAGCGCGTCGAGTTGA
- a CDS encoding alpha/beta fold hydrolase, with translation MTKTASIIPTIDIEKEWKRWNRFFNILNEPEPNVGQTPKQAIWKKNKSTLWYYPATEKKVEEPLFIVYSLFNKPFILDLTPETSIIKGLVDRGYDVYLLDWGEPSLEDKDLSLEDYIVDYLQNAVKRALRHSGAQEISMMGYCLGGTIAAMYAAIADEPIKNLMVAAVPIDFSVTAGPDTWMQALKDGRLSTDRLIDVYEMVPPQLVDAMFRSVSAPIYFSPYVTLFHRAYDERFVDKWRRLNKWTREHVPFTGAAFRQLANDLMKENKLVNGEFVVRGKKVDLANITTNLLVVSSANDHLIPEEQSLPFIDLVSSEDKTYKLVDAGHVSLALTGKFAALLDDWLSERSQPLQLV, from the coding sequence GTGACGAAAACAGCATCAATAATTCCGACAATAGATATCGAAAAAGAGTGGAAACGCTGGAATCGTTTTTTTAACATTCTGAATGAACCTGAACCAAATGTAGGTCAAACCCCGAAACAGGCGATCTGGAAAAAGAATAAATCTACACTATGGTATTATCCAGCGACAGAAAAAAAGGTTGAAGAGCCACTTTTTATCGTCTATTCATTGTTTAATAAACCGTTTATCTTGGACTTAACGCCTGAAACGAGCATTATTAAGGGACTAGTTGATCGTGGCTATGATGTCTATCTTCTAGATTGGGGTGAGCCCTCGTTAGAGGATAAAGACCTCTCACTAGAAGATTATATCGTCGATTATTTGCAAAACGCGGTCAAACGTGCGTTACGGCATTCAGGCGCACAGGAAATCTCAATGATGGGATATTGCTTAGGGGGAACGATTGCGGCGATGTATGCAGCGATTGCCGATGAGCCGATTAAGAATTTAATGGTTGCGGCGGTACCGATTGATTTTAGTGTCACTGCTGGGCCGGACACTTGGATGCAAGCGTTGAAGGATGGGAGGTTAAGTACAGATCGATTGATCGATGTGTATGAGATGGTTCCGCCTCAACTTGTTGATGCAATGTTCCGATCAGTCAGTGCGCCGATCTACTTCAGCCCTTATGTGACCTTATTTCATCGTGCTTATGATGAACGTTTTGTTGACAAATGGCGACGGTTGAATAAATGGACACGAGAGCATGTGCCGTTTACGGGGGCTGCTTTTAGACAGCTAGCCAATGATTTAATGAAAGAAAATAAACTTGTTAACGGTGAGTTTGTTGTTCGTGGAAAAAAAGTAGATTTAGCAAACATAACGACGAACCTTCTCGTTGTTAGCTCCGCAAATGATCATCTTATCCCGGAAGAACAAAGTCTACCATTTATCGATCTCGTTTCGAGTGAGGACAAAACGTACAAGTTAGTGGATGCGGGTCACGTATCATTAGCGCTAACTGGAAAGTTTGCAGCTCTACTTGACGATTGGCTCTCAGAGCGATCGCAACCCCTTCAACTGGTATAA
- a CDS encoding alpha/beta fold hydrolase, with translation MYETNVDQVTLHYDRLGSGEPLVLIHGLGEIKEGWQEQHCLADQFDLIIPELRGHGRSTTLDGISIENFAADILALLDHLNIESATICGLSMGGVVAQELYRQAPHRCRALILVSTFHYAPTLFGRWFYAYKKQRAKHFSAQQQKEFAAKTCLYSWKKEVVDRFFTFYNPNPEGYLKSLKACLTVDNRSLLKEVDVPTLVIGCQYDTLVPAWVQIHMHKLIPKSELIIFKDAGHIAKLEKTKEFNEAVRRFITKQQLPISS, from the coding sequence ATGTATGAAACAAATGTTGATCAAGTCACTCTGCACTATGATCGCCTAGGATCAGGCGAACCACTTGTGTTGATTCACGGACTTGGTGAAATCAAAGAGGGATGGCAAGAACAGCATTGCTTAGCCGATCAATTTGACCTGATCATCCCCGAGCTTCGCGGACATGGGAGATCAACAACGTTAGATGGGATTTCAATAGAGAATTTCGCGGCTGACATTTTAGCACTACTTGATCACCTCAACATTGAAAGCGCTACCATTTGTGGGCTTTCGATGGGCGGTGTTGTTGCTCAAGAATTATACCGGCAAGCCCCTCACCGTTGTCGAGCGCTGATTCTTGTTAGCACCTTCCACTATGCTCCAACGCTTTTTGGCAGGTGGTTTTATGCCTACAAAAAACAGCGGGCAAAGCACTTTTCTGCACAACAGCAAAAAGAATTCGCCGCTAAAACGTGTCTCTATTCATGGAAAAAAGAGGTTGTAGATCGCTTCTTTACCTTTTACAACCCAAACCCAGAAGGCTATTTAAAATCTTTGAAAGCCTGCCTAACCGTCGATAATCGATCGTTATTAAAAGAAGTCGATGTCCCTACACTTGTGATTGGGTGTCAATACGATACACTCGTTCCCGCTTGGGTCCAGATTCATATGCACAAGCTCATCCCAAAATCTGAGCTGATCATTTTCAAAGACGCTGGTCATATTGCGAAACTAGAAAAAACAAAAGAGTTTAATGAAGCCGTTCGTCGCTTTATTACCAAACAACAGCTACCCATCTCCTCTTAA
- the phaQ gene encoding poly-beta-hydroxybutyrate-responsive repressor, which produces MAADKKKDSISPPKNFLLPFILLLLSKMSLHGYDLIQRLTTFGFHSLDQGNIYRMLRKMEKEELVCSEWDTTGPGPAKRLYSITEAGHTYLTSYASQLEQYQSMLDQFFTMYTSMLELYIPPLRNKEDKIEESNEDLRRNHDGTEKEEDR; this is translated from the coding sequence GTGGCAGCAGACAAGAAAAAGGACTCAATTAGCCCGCCAAAAAATTTTCTACTACCGTTTATCTTATTGTTATTGAGCAAAATGTCTCTTCATGGTTATGATTTAATTCAACGATTGACAACATTTGGTTTCCATTCATTAGACCAAGGAAATATTTACAGAATGTTACGGAAGATGGAGAAAGAGGAACTTGTTTGTTCAGAATGGGACACGACAGGACCAGGCCCTGCCAAACGATTGTATTCCATCACCGAAGCAGGGCACACGTATTTAACAAGCTATGCAAGCCAGCTAGAACAATATCAATCGATGCTGGACCAATTCTTTACGATGTACACAAGTATGCTTGAGCTCTACATACCTCCGCTTCGCAACAAGGAGGATAAGATAGAGGAATCTAATGAAGATCTGAGGAGGAATCACGATGGCACAGAAAAAGAAGAAGACCGATGA